CGAAACGTTTTTCGGCGGCTTCGATTACTTGGCATCCTTGCGGATGGCGCGCTGGATCTCACGATCGGAGTCGCGCTCGCGCTCGGTGGCGCGCTTGTCGAATTCCTTCTTGCCCTTGGCCAAAGCGATCTCGCACTTGACCAGATGCCTCTTCCAATAGAGCGACAGGGCCACGCAGGCATAACCCTTCTGCTGCACGGAGCCGAACAGCTTGCCCAGCTCGCGCTTGTTCAGCAGCAACTTGCGAGTCCGCGTCGGGTCGGCGATGACATGGGTACTGGCGGTCTGCAGCGGGGTGATGTGGCTGCCAAGCAGCCAGGCTTCACCGTCCTTGAGCAGCACGTAGCTGTCGGTCAGCTGCGCCTTGCCGGCTCTCAGGCTCTTGACCTCCCAACCTGCCAGGGAAACACCGGCTTCGAAACGGGTGTCGATGAAATATTCGTGTAGCGCTTTTTTATTCTGCGCGATGCTGCCGGGGGAGACTTTCTTTTGCTTGGCCATGATTCCAGGGTACAGCGTGTCAGGGGAAATGTCGCCACGCGCTTGAGCGGGTATGAGCAAACACGGACAATACCGCGGCTTTGGGCTACGGCAGGCTGGTGCGGGAGTAAAATGCGTGCGCCGCCCTCGAATTCAAGGTCCGACACCGATATTCGCTATTCTACGAGGTTACGATGACCACGCACATCCAACGTTCGGCGTTGCTGCCCTATCCTGCTTCGGCGCTCTATGCGCTGGTCAATGACGTGGCCCGCTATCCGGAATTCCTGCCGTGGTGCTCGTCCGCGCAGATCCTGGAGCAGGATGAAGGGCAGATGCGTGCCGGTTTGACCGTGGCCAAGGGCGGCCTCAGCCAGCAGTTCGTGACCCGTAATACCCTGGTGCCGAACGAGTCCGTCACCATGGACCTGGAAAAGGGGCCCTTCAAGCAATTGCATGGCGTCTGGTCCTTCAAGGCGCTCGGTGACAAGGCCTGCAAGATCTCGCTGGATCTCTCTTTCGAATACGAGGGTGCCATCGTCCGGGCTACTCTGGGCCCGCTATTCAATCAGGCCGCCAATACCATGGTGGATGCTTTCTGTCAGCGTGCCCGAGCCCTGTATGGCTGACAGCCTCACCATCGAAGTGGCATTGGCGCTGCCGGAGCGGCAATGGCTGCTGAGCCTGCAGCTGAGTGAGGGCGCCACTGCCGAGCAGGCGGTGTTGCGTTCGGGGCTGCTCGAGCACCTGACGCCTACGCAGCGTGAGAACTATCAGGTCGGCATATTCGGCAAGCTGGTCGCCAAGCCGGCTGAGCGCAAGCTGGCGCAAGGGGATCGTGTGGAGATCTACCGGCCGCTGCTCGCGGATCCCAAGGAAAGTCGCAAGCGGCGCGCAGAAAAGGCCAGGCTGAAGGCTGGCCTCTAGTCGAGGGTCACTGGGCGTCGGTGCGAATGCGCTCGGGAGTCGGCACGGCTGCCGGGCGAGCACTGTCGATCTCTTTTTGGATGGTGTCTTCGGTCGAGCCGGGAGCAGCCGAGGTCTCGGGAGCAGCGGTAGGTGCAGCGGGCTCGGCGGGAGCGGCGGTTTCCACGCTGGTACCGCTGTCGGTACCCATGATCCGCTGTTCACGGCTGGCGCCCGGCATGAAGTCGCCGGAGAGTCCACTCAACTGGTTGTTGCCGTTGAACACCAGGCTGACACGCTCCTGCTTACGCTGGCCACCAGCCGCCTGCATGCTATAGAGGTAATCCCAGCGATTGGGATGGAAGGTGTCTTGGATCAGCGGCGTACCCATGATAAACCGGACTTGCTGTCGGGTCATTCCGGGGCGCAACTGGTCTATCATGTCTTGGGTGACGACGTTGCCCTGTTGGATGTCGATCTTGTAAACCCCCGGCAGAGAGCAGCCGGCGAGCATGGCTAGGCTGATCAGAGAGAGCCCGGTCAGCGTTTGCTTGAGGTTTTGCATCGGTGGGAGACTTCCACTATCTTGCTGGGCAACGAAGCCCCGATCATACCCGTATTCCCGAGAGCTGCGAAAGCACTCGGCACCGAGAAAGAGCATGGTAGAGAACAACGAACTCCGCAAAGTGGGTCTGAAAGTGACCCTGCCGCGCGTCAAGATATTGCAGATGCTGGACACTGCAGAGCAACGCCACATGAGCGCTGAAGACGTTTACAAGGCGCTGATGGAGGCCGGCGAAGACGTGGGTCTGGCGACGGTCTACCGTGTCCTCACGCAGTTCGAGGCCGCTGGTCTGGTGGTGCGCCACAATTTCGATGGTGGCCACGCCGTGTTCGAGCTGGCTGATACCGGGCACCACGATCACATGGTGGACGTGGATACCGGCGAAGTCATCGAGTTCACCGACGCGTCCATCGAGAAGCGTCAGCGTGAGATCGTCGAAGAGCACGGTTTCGAGCTGGTCGACCACAACCTGGTGCTGTACATCCGCCAGCGCAAGTGAAGATCCAGACATGAAAAAGGCGACCTCTGAGTCGCCTTTTTCATGTCTGGTGGCTGCCTGGGTTAGCGGCTGACCACCAGCTTGCGAGCGTGGGCCAGGGATTCGCGGGTCAGGTCGACACCACCCAGCATGCGCGCCACCTCTTCCACGCGCCGTGCGCGGTCGAGTTTGGCCACGGCGGTGCGCGTCTCGTCGGTGCCGCGTTCCTTGTGCACGAACAGGTGCTGATGCCCTTGGGCGGCGACTTGGGGCAGGTGGGTCACCGTCAGTACCTGACCCCGCTCGCCCAGTTGCCGCAGCAACTGACCGACGACCTCGGCGGTCGGGCCGCCGATACCGACGTCCACTTCGTCGAAGACCAGCGTGGGCGTGCGTGAGGTCTGGGCGGTGATGACCTGGATCGCCAGGCTGATGCGCGACAGCTCACCGCCGGACGCCACCTTGGCCAGCGGGCGCAACGGTTGCCCGGGGTTGGCACTGACGCGGAATTCGATGCCTTCGTTGCCCAGCGGCTGAGGTTCACCAGAGGCGCCTGGGGTGAGGGTGATGCTGAAGCGACCCCCGGGCATACCCAGGCGCTGCATTTCGGTCTCTACCGCAGCAGCGAGCTCCGGAGCGCGCTGCTCACGCAGACGGCTCAGTTCACCAGCCTTTTCCTGATAGTGGCGCTCGAAGGCGGCCAGCTCTTCCTGCAGGCGTTCCAGGGCGACGTCGTCGGCATCCAGCGACTGCAATTCAGTGCGCAGTTGCTCATGCAGCTCCAGCAGTGCTTCGGGCTGGACGCGGTGCTTGCGGGCAAGACTATAGACGCTGTCCAGGCGCTCCTGCACAGCCTGTTGGCGCTCGGGGTCGGCTTCGAAATGGTCGACGAAGCGATTAAGTTCATTCATCGCCTCCTCGATCTGGATCTGGGCGGAGGCCAGTAGGTTGCTGGCTTCTTCGATCTGCGCCGGGGGGCGGTCGAAGGCGGTCAGCCGAGCCATGCTGGCGTTGAGGGCGGACAGCGCATTGCCCTGCTCGTTTTCGGTACAGAGGTCCATGGCCTGGCGGCAGGCCAGCAGGATGTGCTCGGCACTCGCCAGGTCGCTCTGTTCCTGCTCCAACGCCTGAAGTTCGCCTTCGGCCAGGGCGAGATTGTCGAGTTCTTCGAGTTGGTAGCTCAGCAGCTGGTGGCGGGCGCGCTGTTCGTCGCCATTTCGGGTCAGGCGCTCCAGGGTCTGGCGCACCTGCCGCCAACGCTGCGCGGCGAGTTGGACCTGACGGACCAGCTCGCCGGCGCCGGCGTATTCGTCCAGCAGCCGGCGATGGGTGTCGAGGCCCAGTAGCGACTGGTGTTCGTGCTGACTATGGATGTCGATCAGCAGGCCACCCAGGGTCTTGAGATCGGCCAGCGGGCAGGGCGAACCGTTGATATAGCCGCGCGAGCGCCCTTCGCGGGTGATGACGCGGCGCAGCAGGCAGGGGCCGTCCTGCTCCAGGTCGCGCTCGGCGAGCCACTGGCGCGCTTCGGGGATATCGGTGGTGTCGAAGCTGGCCAGGACATCGGCCTTGTCGGCGCCGGGTCTGACCGCATCGCTGTCGGCGCGATCGCCCAGGGTGAGGCCGAGGGCGTCGAGCATGATGGACTTGCCGGCGCCGGTTTC
The window above is part of the Pseudomonas oryzihabitans genome. Proteins encoded here:
- the smpB gene encoding SsrA-binding protein SmpB; this translates as MAKQKKVSPGSIAQNKKALHEYFIDTRFEAGVSLAGWEVKSLRAGKAQLTDSYVLLKDGEAWLLGSHITPLQTASTHVIADPTRTRKLLLNKRELGKLFGSVQQKGYACVALSLYWKRHLVKCEIALAKGKKEFDKRATERERDSDREIQRAIRKDAK
- a CDS encoding type II toxin-antitoxin system RatA family toxin; the protein is MTTHIQRSALLPYPASALYALVNDVARYPEFLPWCSSAQILEQDEGQMRAGLTVAKGGLSQQFVTRNTLVPNESVTMDLEKGPFKQLHGVWSFKALGDKACKISLDLSFEYEGAIVRATLGPLFNQAANTMVDAFCQRARALYG
- a CDS encoding RnfH family protein, translated to MADSLTIEVALALPERQWLLSLQLSEGATAEQAVLRSGLLEHLTPTQRENYQVGIFGKLVAKPAERKLAQGDRVEIYRPLLADPKESRKRRAEKARLKAGL
- a CDS encoding outer membrane protein assembly factor BamE encodes the protein MQNLKQTLTGLSLISLAMLAGCSLPGVYKIDIQQGNVVTQDMIDQLRPGMTRQQVRFIMGTPLIQDTFHPNRWDYLYSMQAAGGQRKQERVSLVFNGNNQLSGLSGDFMPGASREQRIMGTDSGTSVETAAPAEPAAPTAAPETSAAPGSTEDTIQKEIDSARPAAVPTPERIRTDAQ
- the fur gene encoding ferric iron uptake transcriptional regulator; this encodes MVENNELRKVGLKVTLPRVKILQMLDTAEQRHMSAEDVYKALMEAGEDVGLATVYRVLTQFEAAGLVVRHNFDGGHAVFELADTGHHDHMVDVDTGEVIEFTDASIEKRQREIVEEHGFELVDHNLVLYIRQRK
- the recN gene encoding DNA repair protein RecN, which translates into the protein MLVHLSVRNYAIVEHLDLDLERGMTVITGETGAGKSIMLDALGLTLGDRADSDAVRPGADKADVLASFDTTDIPEARQWLAERDLEQDGPCLLRRVITREGRSRGYINGSPCPLADLKTLGGLLIDIHSQHEHQSLLGLDTHRRLLDEYAGAGELVRQVQLAAQRWRQVRQTLERLTRNGDEQRARHQLLSYQLEELDNLALAEGELQALEQEQSDLASAEHILLACRQAMDLCTENEQGNALSALNASMARLTAFDRPPAQIEEASNLLASAQIQIEEAMNELNRFVDHFEADPERQQAVQERLDSVYSLARKHRVQPEALLELHEQLRTELQSLDADDVALERLQEELAAFERHYQEKAGELSRLREQRAPELAAAVETEMQRLGMPGGRFSITLTPGASGEPQPLGNEGIEFRVSANPGQPLRPLAKVASGGELSRISLAIQVITAQTSRTPTLVFDEVDVGIGGPTAEVVGQLLRQLGERGQVLTVTHLPQVAAQGHQHLFVHKERGTDETRTAVAKLDRARRVEEVARMLGGVDLTRESLAHARKLVVSR